In Janthinobacterium sp. B9-8, the genomic stretch CGGTGCGTTATGCACATAGCGCCAAAGGAATTGCCTTGCAAATTGGTGCAGAAACGCTAGGCGAGCATTGGGCCATGCTGGAAGCCCAGCCTAAAAAAAGTGAAGTAATCAAATTAAGCCAGATTCGCCAGGATACACAGAATGAATTAGAAAAACTGCAATCTATCCCGGCCAATTGATTGGCTTAGCAGTACACGCTAAGCAACTTAGCTGCCAATTAAATGACGTGGCTGATTATTCATGCTAAAAACAGCACTCTGCTCTGATTGCGAAAGGTGTGCGTTGTTTGCAAAAACAAAGCGGCTATTTTGTAAGGCTTGAATAACCACCGTATCTGTACCCTCGATCTGCCATTTTTGCCCGCATTCCAAAATAACATCACGCCCATCGTGGCTAAGCCAGATTTGGCCTGCAGCACAATGAATCCATGTTTTGATGGCCCGGATAGAAAATACTTCTGCGGCTTTTAGATGAGTAATTTGCATGATGCCCTCGACGTTCACCGAATTACATCACTATACGAGGGTTGATACTTTGCGTTTAGTCACAAATTGCCACTGATTTAATCGTACATATTGGCAATTTATGCAATTGTAATGCTGAGTTTAAGTAGGTTCTGTGTGTTTTTGTCGCTCGCTGTTTGGTTTCGGCGCATTCTTTTTTATTAATGTCCCTCAGCGTAGTTGTTCACCGTGATTCAATATTTGGGGTTTTCTTTGCCACGCTTTTTACTTAAAAAACTCACTCGGTGCTACGCCAAATTGGCGCTTAAACATGGCGGTAAAAGCGCTGGGGCTGGCGTAGCCGGAATCGAGGGCGATATCAATGACGCGTTCACCACTGGCTAAGCGCTCCAGTGCTTTTAATAATCTGGCTTGCCGTCGCCATTCGCCAAAGGTCATGCCGGTGCTTTTATTAAAGCGGCGTTGCAGCGTTCTGGCGTCCACCCCTATTTTGCTCGCCCAATCACTGCTGCTGCGTATATCGTCGGGTGCGGCGAGTAGCTGGTCGCAAATCAGGCGCAGGATTTTGTCTTCCGGTATCGGCAACACCATGGGCAGGGTGGGAATGCTGATGATTTCGTCGAGCAGCAGCCGGATAATGCGGCCTTCGCGGCTGTCATTTGGATAGGGCTGATCAAAATTTACCGCCGCCAAGATTAGTTCGCGGAGCAGCGGGGTGATCGCCAATACGCAGCAGGGCAGATTGGGTAGGGCATCGGGGTGGATATACACCGTGCGCATTTCTACAAAAGCCAGCATATGCACCTCATGCCACACACCGGCAGGCAGCCAGATACCACGGTTGGGTGGCACAATCCATTGGCCGTAAGGCGTAATCACACGCATTACGCCGCTGATGCCATAGAGCAATTGCGCCACTTCGTGCTGGTGCCGAATCGTGCTGGTGCCTGATTCGCGCTCGCCCGATTTACCGATCAAGAGTGCATTGCCCAGTTCACGTGGTGGGCCTAAGTTTTGAATCGTCGCCATCGTGTCGTTTTTGCAATAGTTGTCGCCTTATCTGCGTAAGACAGGCGTGATTAATGACCTTAACATGCATCTATAAAACAACAAAGGTAAATGTCATGACCACGGCAATGATGGAGATCAAGCCAGCGATCGAGGCCACGCGCTATCGCGTATTAGCAGCAATCAGTAGCGCGCATTTTTTAAATGATATGTTGCAATCCTTAATTCTGGCGCTGTATCCGCTGCTCAAAGGCAGCTATCACCTGAGCTTTACCCAGATTGGTTTACTTACGCTCACCTACCAGATTACTGCATCGATTTTGCAGCCGCTGGTGGGCAGCTTTACCGATAAGCATCCGCAGAAATATGCGCTGGTGGTGGGGATGGGCTTTTCAATGTGCGGGCTGTTATTGCTCTCGCAAGCGGCTACCTTTGGCTTATTGCTATTGGCGGCGGGGCTGACTGGCACCGGCTCGGCTATTTTTCATCCCGAATCGTCCCGTGTGGCAAGGTTGGCTTCGGGTGGCAAGCATGGGCTAGCGCAGTCTATTTTTCAGGGGGGGGGAAACGCGGGTAGTGCTTGCGGGCCTTTGCTTGCTGCGCTGATTGTAATTCCGCTGGGGCAGGGCAGTCTGGCGTGGTTCTCGCCTGCAGCCCTTTTGGCGATGGCGGTGCTGTGGCAGATTAGTATTTGGAAAGCGCGTCAGCACAAAAACGCAGGCAGTAAGGCACATAGGGCGATTCAGCCTTTGCCGCAGCGCCAGACGCTCTATGCGATGGCGGTGCTGATTGCCTTGGTTTTTACCAAGTATATCTATATGTCTAGCTTTCACAGCTATTACACATTTTATCTGATCGAGCGTTTTGCCTTGAGCGCTCAAGCAGCGCAGCTGATGTTGTTTATCTTCTTATTTGGCGTGGCCTTGGGGACGATTTTGGGTGGGCCGATTGGTGATCGGATTGGCCGCAAGCGGGTGATCTGGTTTTCTATTTTAGGCTCAGCACCGTTTTCGCTGGCGCTGCCCTATATGGATTTAAACGGCACAATTGCGCTGAGTTTTATTATTGGCGTGGTGATGTCATCGGCTTTTTCGGCCATTTTAGTGCTGGCGCAAGAGCTGCTACCGGGCAAGGTGGGCATGGTCTCGGGCTTGTTCTTTGGGCTTGCCTTTGGTGTGGCGGGCATAGGTGCTGCGGTGATTGGCAGCTTTGCCGATCAATATGGCATTGCCAGCGTTTACCACTTTACGGCATTTTTACCGCTCGGGGGGATGATTGCCTTGCTCTTGCCTGATATGAAAAAAGCCAGTTGAAGTGACAAGGGGAAAGGGGCTGACAGCTTTATGGCTGAAAACGCCCCTTTTGTTGCTCTGGTTTCTGCCTTGTTTAAAACACGATGCAAGCCAATTTAAAGTAATCTTGCCATGCCGCTGTAGACCAATAGGTAAAAGGTGCTGGCTGCAAATCGGATTTTGAATATGCGTTTGATGCGCAAGAAAAGCGTTCAGGACATGCTGGCTTTTTCCCAGACATCCACGGCGCTTTGCCGTCTATGCGCTATCACTACGGGCTATTTTGCTTGAGCTATGCTGAACTGAGTAAAATCAACTAGCCCATTTTTATGATGAGCGATGAATACAGAGGTTAGCTATGTTTCAGCAAAGAGCTGCAATGTATCTGATTGGTTTTTTGATGACATTGCCGAGCATCTCTATGGCGGCTACCCCATGCTCCCGACCATTTATTGTGGCGGCAAGCCCGCTTAGTATTTTTATGGAAGTGGATGATGCAGATCGCGTTACGGGCGTGGTGCCTGATTTTCTGGCTGAGATCACTAAAGCCACGGGGTGCCAGTTTATTTATGAAGTGATGCCCAGAATACGTGCGCTGCGCATGTTTGAATCCGGGAAAATTGATTTAATTGCAGCATCAAGAACCGCAACGCGGGATGCAATCGCAGACTATATCAATGTTATTTCTGAGCAACCTAGTTTAATTGTATTAAAAGAGCGCCCGAATGGCGGAGAGCCTCTCGATGATTTAATGCAGGGCAAATTAACAGTGAATGTGGTAAGAGGTTTTGATACAGGACCGGAATATAGGGAGCTGCTTGCTAAATTGCGCCAGAAAAATCAATTAGAAGACGTATTAGATACCGATGTGATTGCACGTAAAATGCTTGAGAAAAGATGCGATGCCACCATTGTGGGTACAGCTACCTTTGCCAAATCGATTGAGAAATTTAATCTGGCATCTAAATTACAAGCGATACCCATGGAATCTCTGCCGCTGACTTATTCGGGGTTTTATTTCTCTAAAACCAGCATAAAAGAAAAAGACAGATTACTATTAATGGCTGAATTTAATTCAAGCTTGAAAGCGGGTAAGTTGAAAGATATTTTTATGAAAAGAGTTAAAAATATGAGCGAGTTTTATCATTCTATTTCGTTCGAAAAACCATGAATGATGATTGCCTGTGCTTTTTTACTTAGGCTGCTGAATGCTTTTTGGTATGAGCTATCAATCAGTGTTTTTATCAGATTACTTTCTTGTAATTCAACATTAATAATACTGATCCAGTGAAAGCGCTGCATATAGCGGGCGGGCTTGATTCCCGCTTGATCGGTTAATTCTAAAAAACGTTCCGCACCTACTCGAATACTGAAACGCCATTGTTCTGGCTGGCTGGTTTTAAAATAGGCAAATTGCTTATCGCCAACATAAAAAACTAAAACATTAGAAGGGGCGGAAAATTCATTTTCGCTTACCCCGGCGAGCGATCGGCAATAGTCTTTTGTGGCTTTGATATTCATGATTGGCTATCCAGGGATTGCCCGTTCTGCTTTGGGCTAGAAAACAGAACGGCTGATTAGGTAGAAATTAGAGGGTAGGCGTGGGTTTTACCGGTGCTAATTTCGCAGGGATATTTAGTAGCTTATCTACTGTTGTAAATTGATAGCCTTGTTTTCTTAGCACAGGAATCAGGCGTGATGTGGCCATGATGGTGGGCTTACGGCCACGGCCACCAGAATCGTGCATTAATACAATTGCTTCCGGGTGGATATATTGCTTGATTACGTTTTCTATGGCGTTGCTAGCTAGCTCGTCCATTTTGTTTTGGTAAGTATGAAACCAATCGGCACTATCTACCGACCATAAAATGGCTTTCATGCCTTTATCCCGCAGGCTTTTAATTTGGCTATCGTTTAAAAAGCCATAGGGTGGCCGCATCATACTGGGCTGAAACCCGACTACTTTTTGGTAGGCTTGCTGGGTTCTTTCAATCTGATCTTTCCACCAGACACCGTTTTCTTCCAGTTTGCTTAAATCGGGGTGGTTATAGCTGTGGTTAGCCAGCGTATGCCCTTCGGCCAGCGCACGGCGTACGGTATCGGGAAACTGCTCAATCTGGCTGCCTTGCCAGAAAAACGTGGCTTTTACATTCTCTTTTTTGAGTAAATCAAGCAGGGCGGGGGTATCCAAGCTGGGGCCGTCGTCAAAAGTGAATGCAATTTCTTTACGCTCTCCCAGACCTTCCAGAAAGTAAGTATCTGCAAATTCTTTGGCTTGCCTGTCTAATACTGCCGGTGGTACTTGGCCCCAGTTTTCCACAAAAGGCGTGCGTAGCCGGGGCGGCGTTTGCGCTTGAGCAGTGCCTACAGTAAGCAGAGCGCCCATCATCATGCTGATATATTTCATATTTGATCCTTTGAGTTGGGTTTTACGGGCAGCGCTTAGCTCAATCATGGGCTGTGCTGAATTTGTAGTAATACACCGTGGGCTGCAGTGTGCCATCGGGGCTGGCTGCATAGTCGGGGATTTCTCCCACTCGTTGCCAGCCTAGGTGGCGGTAAATGGTTTCTGCCAGCGAGCCCGCTTCCGTATCCAGCACCAGCAAGCTGCGTCCAAGCTGGTGCGCAAAGGATTCGGCGGCCCTCATCAGCAGGCTGGAAATACCCTGGCCACGGTGCTCGCTAAGTACAAATAGTTTTTGGATTTCGGCCCGATGGCTGCCATTTTGCTTAGTACAGGTCGAAAGCTGTACCGATCCCACTACCTTGCCTTGCTCTTTTGCTACCCATAGATAAAGCCCGTCATCCAGTGATAAGTAAACATGCTCCCAGTATTGCCTTGCATCCTCCGGGGATAGGGGCGCAAGAAAACCAACCGATGCCCCGCCATGTACGGCATCGCTCAAGAGTTGGCACAAGCCTGTGAGCAAGGACTGATCTGTAGAGCGGATTGCAGTAAGCGTGATCATGCTGATGGCCTGTGATTAAAATGACCTTACTATTTTT encodes the following:
- a CDS encoding MFS transporter, with product MTTAMMEIKPAIEATRYRVLAAISSAHFLNDMLQSLILALYPLLKGSYHLSFTQIGLLTLTYQITASILQPLVGSFTDKHPQKYALVVGMGFSMCGLLLLSQAATFGLLLLAAGLTGTGSAIFHPESSRVARLASGGKHGLAQSIFQGGGNAGSACGPLLAALIVIPLGQGSLAWFSPAALLAMAVLWQISIWKARQHKNAGSKAHRAIQPLPQRQTLYAMAVLIALVFTKYIYMSSFHSYYTFYLIERFALSAQAAQLMLFIFLFGVALGTILGGPIGDRIGRKRVIWFSILGSAPFSLALPYMDLNGTIALSFIIGVVMSSAFSAILVLAQELLPGKVGMVSGLFFGLAFGVAGIGAAVIGSFADQYGIASVYHFTAFLPLGGMIALLLPDMKKAS
- a CDS encoding DUF2917 domain-containing protein → MQITHLKAAEVFSIRAIKTWIHCAAGQIWLSHDGRDVILECGQKWQIEGTDTVVIQALQNSRFVFANNAHLSQSEQSAVFSMNNQPRHLIGS
- a CDS encoding GNAT family N-acetyltransferase codes for the protein MITLTAIRSTDQSLLTGLCQLLSDAVHGGASVGFLAPLSPEDARQYWEHVYLSLDDGLYLWVAKEQGKVVGSVQLSTCTKQNGSHRAEIQKLFVLSEHRGQGISSLLMRAAESFAHQLGRSLLVLDTEAGSLAETIYRHLGWQRVGEIPDYAASPDGTLQPTVYYYKFSTAHD
- a CDS encoding polysaccharide deacetylase family protein, which translates into the protein MKYISMMMGALLTVGTAQAQTPPRLRTPFVENWGQVPPAVLDRQAKEFADTYFLEGLGERKEIAFTFDDGPSLDTPALLDLLKKENVKATFFWQGSQIEQFPDTVRRALAEGHTLANHSYNHPDLSKLEENGVWWKDQIERTQQAYQKVVGFQPSMMRPPYGFLNDSQIKSLRDKGMKAILWSVDSADWFHTYQNKMDELASNAIENVIKQYIHPEAIVLMHDSGGRGRKPTIMATSRLIPVLRKQGYQFTTVDKLLNIPAKLAPVKPTPTL
- a CDS encoding MmcQ/YjbR family DNA-binding protein; this translates as MNIKATKDYCRSLAGVSENEFSAPSNVLVFYVGDKQFAYFKTSQPEQWRFSIRVGAERFLELTDQAGIKPARYMQRFHWISIINVELQESNLIKTLIDSSYQKAFSSLSKKAQAIIIHGFSNEIE
- a CDS encoding substrate-binding periplasmic protein, coding for MFQQRAAMYLIGFLMTLPSISMAATPCSRPFIVAASPLSIFMEVDDADRVTGVVPDFLAEITKATGCQFIYEVMPRIRALRMFESGKIDLIAASRTATRDAIADYINVISEQPSLIVLKERPNGGEPLDDLMQGKLTVNVVRGFDTGPEYRELLAKLRQKNQLEDVLDTDVIARKMLEKRCDATIVGTATFAKSIEKFNLASKLQAIPMESLPLTYSGFYFSKTSIKEKDRLLLMAEFNSSLKAGKLKDIFMKRVKNMSEFYHSISFEKP
- a CDS encoding AraC family transcriptional regulator, which gives rise to MATIQNLGPPRELGNALLIGKSGERESGTSTIRHQHEVAQLLYGISGVMRVITPYGQWIVPPNRGIWLPAGVWHEVHMLAFVEMRTVYIHPDALPNLPCCVLAITPLLRELILAAVNFDQPYPNDSREGRIIRLLLDEIISIPTLPMVLPIPEDKILRLICDQLLAAPDDIRSSSDWASKIGVDARTLQRRFNKSTGMTFGEWRRQARLLKALERLASGERVIDIALDSGYASPSAFTAMFKRQFGVAPSEFFK